The following is a genomic window from Mesotoga sp. Brook.08.105.5.1.
TTGCTATCAGGGATATCAGGTTTGCGATTAACGACTTGATTAACAGACAGTACCTAGTCGATGAGATTCTTGGAGGTGCAGGCACTCCGGCGTTCACTATGGCTACAACGGGACAGCCTGGAACGTACCGTTATAACCTTCTCGCAACGAAGTTTGGCTTTACAGCAGAGGGTAACGAGGCAAGAGCTTTGGAAGTAATAGAAAGCTCTATGCAGGCTGCGGCTAATCTTCCGGAAAATGTCGGAAGGCTTGTGAAGAGAGCCGATGGCTTCTGGTACTTTGACAATGAGCCCGTTACGATCAAAATCGCCATTAGAGTGGACGACCCTCAAGGCCGCCTAAAGGAAGGAGATTACATCGCCGATCAGCTGGAAAAGGCAGGACTGAAGGCTGAAAGGCTTTACTGGGACAGGATCAAATGCAGCAGCGTTGTTTACGGTGGAGATCCGGCGGAATTCACCTGGCAGATGTACACAGAAGGTTGGGGAGCAGGAGCAACAAGAGCCTTCTGGGAGCATATCGTCGCCCAGATGTACGCCCCGTGGTACGGGTACATGCCAGGTGGAATGACGGAAGGCTTCTGGAACTATCAACAGGATGAGATTGATGAGGTTACACTGAATGCCTATACCGGAAACTTCCTGACCGAGGAGGAGTACTGGGAACTGGCGCTGAGAGGTCTTGAGCTGGGTCTTGAGGAAGCAGTCAGGATATATGTTGTAAATCAGTTGGATTTCTTCGTTGCCAACTCGGCGAGACTGAAGCAGAGATTCGCTTATGGGCTTGGGGACGGTCTCAACACCTGGTCGATAAGAACTGCCGTTACAGATGACCGAACGCTATTCATAACGCAGTTCTCGGCTATGGGGTCGCTCTTCATGGATGCCTGGGACCCGATAGGGACGGACGGTTTTGACAGCGTATACTCGAATTACATAGCCGGAAACCTTTATGATTCCGCGATGTTCGAAAGTCCGGCATCAGCTATCCCCACACCTTTAAGAGCGGTACCGGTTGAAGTTGAAACCAGGGCAAGGCGTAACGAAGAGGGAGATGTAGTAGGCGACTTTGATGTTCCCGCAAATGCGATAAATTACTGCCCGTTCAACGAAGCCTGGCTGAAGGTTGGAGAAGGGAAAAAATCGATGTCTATGGCTACGTATGAGTTCAGATTCGGCAACTTACATCATGGACAACCAATTTCGGTAGTTGATTTTCTGTACGCTCAGGGCTTCCAGATGGAATGGGCCAACAAAGAGGGCGATGATGACCTCCAGTACGAGCGGGCGTATTCCTCGTCGCTTAAGAATTCGTTGGATACTATAATAGGCTGGGTATTGAACGAGGATGATACCATAACGGTGTATTTCGACTACAACTTCCCCGCGAGCAAGGAAAGAGTTGCTAGTTGGGGAGCGCCGGGTATAAGTGTCTCTGCATCGGGCCATGCGGTCGGTTGTGCATGGGAGATCGCAGAAGCAATGTCGTTGCTTGTAACTGAAGGCAGCAAGTCCGGCACTTCTTACTCAATAACTATGGATCCTGCCTTCACCGAAGTCGATGCTATTGCTCCTGCGTGTGTGAAAGACATCAGAGCTAAACTTGTCGAGATGAAGGAAAGGAAACACATTCCAAACTACATCAAGGAGTTTGTGGATGAGCAGTATGTTCTCGAGAGATACGATGCGGCGATCAAATTCATAGACAACTACGGTCATGCTTACATCAGCAACGGTCCGTTCTATCTCTCAAAGTTCGATTCAACATCTAACTTCATGGAACTAAGAGCTTTCAGAGATCCAAGCTATCCATTTGAAGACACCTACTGGATAGAGGAACTGAAGACGCTAAGACTGGAGATTGAGAGTATCGAAACCCCCGCCTTCATAGGGAAGGGTAGCGATCTTCCAGTAACGGTTCACGTCGCGGAAGTCACGTACCCGATTGACGAGGCGATTCCTGCGACAGTCGGAGAAGTAACGGTTTCTTTGATTATCGGTCAGGAAAGTGTCGAGTTCAAGGCTGTTATGGTCCAGCATGGCGTCTTCGAGTGCACGATACCGGCAAGTGTGTTTGAGAAACTCGAGTCTGGATCATACGTTATCATGGCTATTGCGGAGCTTGAAGGAGCTATCCCAGCTTCGGCTTCCACTTCGGTGGTCCTCTTCTGATAGCTTTCTGAAGAGCTATTTGAAGAGTAGTTCGCAATTTGGAGAGGTAGTGTTTTTTGCACTGCCTCTCCTTCAGTTTCTCAAGGAAACGCGGGTTCGAGAAATGAGGTGCGATGAAAGAGATTTTGCTCTGTAAGGTAGATCTCGAGAATCTTCTGCTGTCTGCAAGACGGCAGTCACTGTTGGACAAACTCAACGTCTATCGATGAATGAGAATGGGACCAGTTCATGACCGAGTGAAGATAACTCAAGAGATACCCCAGAAAATCTGGGGTCTTGTTACTTCATGAAGCATGGCTACAAGGAGAAGAACTCTTCTTAAGTCTCAAGAACTCTCTTTTGAACAGACCCGCAAATAGGGTATCGAAAGTCGTCTCAACATAAAAGAATCAGAAATCGCTCCAGTGAGATTAGTTTAGAACCTACGGTGCTTCTAGTATCCCCTAACTTTTCTCAAGAACCTTTCAACTTCTTCAGAAGGGATCTCCAGATGGCCGGGCCTTGCGCCTGAGAGATGGGTTATCTGCGCCAGAAATTCCAGTGTTTCGAGCTTGGCGTAAGCCTCTTCTATGCTTTTACCGGTAACAGTGACACCGTGATTCCTGAGAACAAAGGTTCTCGAACCCTGCTTCAGGCCTTCACCGAATACCTCTGCGAAATCGTCTGTGCCTGGCATTTTGTAGGGCAGATAAGTTATTGGAGCCAGCATGAGCGCCGTTTCGGGCAGGACGTTTACCGGGAACTCCTTCTGTTGAACGGCCATAGTCGTTGCATGA
Proteins encoded in this region:
- a CDS encoding ABC transporter substrate-binding protein; the encoded protein is MKRRLTTSVLVMLLLLGGLALAVQKGPYPDLVYFNVRMSEDIALKDTAEGMTDIFMWGLSGPQIFGLDQATRDKLDLYAVPSGSWSLLMNPIPNEAPYVVEVGGKEYFNAFAIRDIRFAINDLINRQYLVDEILGGAGTPAFTMATTGQPGTYRYNLLATKFGFTAEGNEARALEVIESSMQAAANLPENVGRLVKRADGFWYFDNEPVTIKIAIRVDDPQGRLKEGDYIADQLEKAGLKAERLYWDRIKCSSVVYGGDPAEFTWQMYTEGWGAGATRAFWEHIVAQMYAPWYGYMPGGMTEGFWNYQQDEIDEVTLNAYTGNFLTEEEYWELALRGLELGLEEAVRIYVVNQLDFFVANSARLKQRFAYGLGDGLNTWSIRTAVTDDRTLFITQFSAMGSLFMDAWDPIGTDGFDSVYSNYIAGNLYDSAMFESPASAIPTPLRAVPVEVETRARRNEEGDVVGDFDVPANAINYCPFNEAWLKVGEGKKSMSMATYEFRFGNLHHGQPISVVDFLYAQGFQMEWANKEGDDDLQYERAYSSSLKNSLDTIIGWVLNEDDTITVYFDYNFPASKERVASWGAPGISVSASGHAVGCAWEIAEAMSLLVTEGSKSGTSYSITMDPAFTEVDAIAPACVKDIRAKLVEMKERKHIPNYIKEFVDEQYVLERYDAAIKFIDNYGHAYISNGPFYLSKFDSTSNFMELRAFRDPSYPFEDTYWIEELKTLRLEIESIETPAFIGKGSDLPVTVHVAEVTYPIDEAIPATVGEVTVSLIIGQESVEFKAVMVQHGVFECTIPASVFEKLESGSYVIMAIAELEGAIPASASTSVVLF
- a CDS encoding class II aldolase/adducin family protein encodes the protein MDLREELVLFSKLAWDRRLTESTGGNMSVRIGDHIVITPTTMVKHFLTEEDLVEVDLAGNKVRGRREASSEYRMHLKIYRECNEVVSVFHAHPVHATTMAVQQKEFPVNVLPETALMLAPITYLPYKMPGTDDFAEVFGEGLKQGSRTFVLRNHGVTVTGKSIEEAYAKLETLEFLAQITHLSGARPGHLEIPSEEVERFLRKVRGY